Below is a window of Yimella sp. cx-51 DNA.
GGCGCACGGCCGTGCCTCGGAGGGCTTCGATCAACGGTCGCAGCCCTTTACGACCGTGTTCGTGGCCGACGAAGAGGACGACATCCGCGTCCTGGCTCAACCCGAGCTGAGTCCGCGCAGCTGCACGACGGCGATCATCCGCGGGTCGGAATCTGTCGATGTCGATGCCGTTCCCGATGACTGCGGTCTGAGCACTCAACCGGGGGTGAAGCGTGCGCAAACCGCGCTCCTCCTGTGCGGTGAGATTGACCACGAGGCCATGGGGGCTGCGTGGGCCGTACCGCCAGGCGTCGCGTGCCTCGGTGAACAAATGGAGTGGATTACGAGTCATTCGGAACACTAGGTGACCGCGCGCACGCATGGCCGTCCGTAGCAAGCCGTGGTTCACGTAGATGTCACCGGCCAACACGTCGTTGTGGCAGACCGCCACGACGTCGGGGCGGCGGCGAATCATCCGTCGGGCCAGCACGGTACCGACGGTGGAGAACCACATTACCTGTGCAGCAGTGCAGATTCGCACCATCGACCCGGCCGACGGATCGGGGATCCAGCCCCCGTGCGCTTCGCGGAGAGTGAACCGCATCGTCTCGACTCCGCGGCGACTGAATTCCTGTTCGAGTGCTGCTGCGACGCCGCCGACACCGGTGCCGGGCGCAATCCTGGGAGCGATTTGCAGCACCGGCAACTGATGCTCTTCCGGTGCACTCCGAACAGCCGATTCGACGGCCGAAACGTCGCTCGTCATCCCCTGCCCCGACTCAGCTTTCCTTGATGGATGGTCAACCGGTCGCGCCTTCGCTCTCGACCTCGCGCCCATGTCGACAAACACGTCGAGCACTCTTTTGACGTCGGAGTATTACACACACGTCGGCGCGTTCGCCCGTTCTTCTAGCCGGTCACGCCGTACGTATGGGCGGGTTCTCGACGCCGCTTGGAGTTGTCGCCACGGCCGAAGAAATTCTGTCCGCCTCCACCTGTGCAGCGCGTCCACCGAGGCAGATGCCCATGACGATGAACGGAAGCGAAGCGGAAACCGCGACCCAGAACACGTCAAGTTGTCCTTGCACGATCCGGTCGGTGAGGACTCCGAAAGCGATCATTCCGTAGGCAGAGCGGTCACGGGTGCTGACGACGAGGCTGCCGATGGACCAGATCGCGAACCCCAGAACCCCGATCCACCCGGCCGAGGAGCCCACTTCGAGCAATGCGTTGGGCGGCTGGAAGCGTTGAGCGAACCGATCCGTGTACCACCACCGCAGGCCAACGCCGAACAGCGGCTGGTGGGACCATACGTCGATCGTGTCGGAGAACCAGGTGACGCGCTGATTCACCGAATTGAACCTTGCGGAATCGGATGTTGCGCCAAGTTGCTCCCGCACTGTCTGTGCCGTCAGTCCAAGGGCGGGCAGAGCGGCGAACGCGAGTACCCGGCGCGGGTGCTTCACCCCCCGGCGGACGGCGATGAGAGCGATCGCGACAGCAAGCCCGACAATTGCTTGGCGGGACTGACTCATGGCGAGTGCAACAAGCAGTAGCCCGAGGGCGACCGGTGAGACGCGCCGCCACACGAGCTCCTGCGGACGCACCCAGGCGATGATGGCGCAGATGCCCATGACTCCGCCGATGAAGTTTTTGTGCATGGGCATCGGCGAGGTCACGTAGACAGCCTCAAAGTTGCCGTCAAGGTATTGCTGGATGCCCGTCACGATGGTGGCGACAGCGAGCAGGCTTGCGGTGCCGAGCAGGATACTTAACGCCAAACCAGCGAACCCTCGCCGCCCGATGGTCCAACCAACGACCAAAGCGCCGCTGATGAGTACCCACTCGTGGGCCCACTCGACGTAGTTGGCACGGTACGGATTCTGAATGAGGGTGAACAGCAGGCAGGCCTGATAGAGCGCTGACAGCCACAGCAGCGTACGAAGGGCTGGGGAGAAGGGGCGCGGACCCAGAATCGCTGCCGGCCAGACAGCCACGAAGAGCGCTAGGTCGGACACCGACAGATCGATGCTGCCGAGTCCCGCGCGCTCGCTCACGAGATAGAGCGGAAGGAATGCGAGTGGTACGAGCGCAGCCTCATGCAGGCTCAACGCGAACAGCAGGACCGCGACCGCACCGACGAGCACCAAGGTCGGTCGATGTGGAATTTGTTGGCCCGCGCCGAGGAGCACCGTGATCGCCAGACCCGCTCCCAGCGCAACGCTTGCCCAGGTCAGCAGGCGGCGTGCGACTCGGCCGGCAGCCATGTGTTCCCTCCGCTCACACCTTTTCAGACCCTGCGTTATCCCACCGTGGCGGTCTCGTCAGAGGTTCGCACAGCGTTCGCCCGTACCCTCAGGGGACCCCTCAGGTAGCGAAGTGCCCGATCACGCGCCTGGAGCCCGCGATCCCCGGGTAGGACGATGCCGCGTGCCGCTGACCCCACGATCTGAGCCCACCGTGCCACCTGCCACCCGAACGTGCCGAAGTGTTTGCGGTGGAAGATCTCCTGCGAGGCATGGAAATGAGCCTCGCGCATGCTTGGGTCGCTGCTGGTGGCGGCACCGATGTGCAGAGCGTCGACCTCGTTTATGAGGCCGTGTCGCCAACCGAGTTGCACGGCCCTTCGGGCCCAGTCGGTCTCCTCTGCGTAGAGGAAGAACCGCTCGTCGAACCCCCCGACCTGACCCAGTGCTTCTGAGCGGAGCAGCATGATGGATCCGATCGAGTAGGTGTCCTGTCGTCCGAGGCGTCCAAGACCGATCGCTTCCATCACTGATCGGGCGGGGGAGGGCAGTGGCCACGCAACCCGCGAGGGCTTGCCGTCCTTGTCGTGCTGGGCAGGAGCCACACTTGCCAGGC
It encodes the following:
- a CDS encoding O-antigen ligase, producing the protein MAAGRVARRLLTWASVALGAGLAITVLLGAGQQIPHRPTLVLVGAVAVLLFALSLHEAALVPLAFLPLYLVSERAGLGSIDLSVSDLALFVAVWPAAILGPRPFSPALRTLLWLSALYQACLLFTLIQNPYRANYVEWAHEWVLISGALVVGWTIGRRGFAGLALSILLGTASLLAVATIVTGIQQYLDGNFEAVYVTSPMPMHKNFIGGVMGICAIIAWVRPQELVWRRVSPVALGLLLVALAMSQSRQAIVGLAVAIALIAVRRGVKHPRRVLAFAALPALGLTAQTVREQLGATSDSARFNSVNQRVTWFSDTIDVWSHQPLFGVGLRWWYTDRFAQRFQPPNALLEVGSSAGWIGVLGFAIWSIGSLVVSTRDRSAYGMIAFGVLTDRIVQGQLDVFWVAVSASLPFIVMGICLGGRAAQVEADRISSAVATTPSGVENPPIRTA
- a CDS encoding glycosyltransferase family 4 protein — its product is MLQIAPRIAPGTGVGGVAAALEQEFSRRGVETMRFTLREAHGGWIPDPSAGSMVRICTAAQVMWFSTVGTVLARRMIRRRPDVVAVCHNDVLAGDIYVNHGLLRTAMRARGHLVFRMTRNPLHLFTEARDAWRYGPRSPHGLVVNLTAQEERGLRTLHPRLSAQTAVIGNGIDIDRFRPADDRRRAAARTQLGLSQDADVVLFVGHEHGRKGLRPLIEALRGTAVRLLVVGGSEAEVARSHGFARTHGVAGQVTFTGRLEDPLAAYAAADVFAQPSAYEAYSLAVLEGLACGLPVISTKVGSAPDLITDGVNGKLCDADPDQLRAAMLELLGPDRAGRREAARAKAEERSWSVVADHYLSVARGVRRVPRPAPR